In one window of Mercurialis annua linkage group LG4, ddMerAnnu1.2, whole genome shotgun sequence DNA:
- the LOC126678102 gene encoding uncharacterized protein LOC126678102, with product MVRLSRTLLQEAGNRMNTILSEFLVCPLSKQPLRHCQETNSLISDSLGVSYPIKNGIPCLVPMDGKILETEQDSVTAAADSSVKNKD from the exons ATGGTGAGATTGAGCAGAACACTATTGCAAGAAGCAGGGAATAGAATGAACACTATTCTCTCTGAATTTCTCGTCTGCCCACTTTCCAAGCAACCCTTGAG ACATTGTCAAGAAACAAATTCTCTTATCAGCGATTCTCTCGGTGTCTCTTATCCT ATAAAGAATGGGATCCCTTGTTTGGTCCCAATGGATGGCAAGATTCTTGAAACTGAACAAGATTCTGTTACTGCTGCTGCTGATTCATCTGTGAAAAACAAGGATTAA
- the LOC126678100 gene encoding pentatricopeptide repeat-containing protein At3g51320-like: MARISMLIRIRLINTIFTTNHHCPSFSITSNPTKNQQFFSSSSSSSRPSIVEKLKPIFIYHPSIEFLKSCRNLNHLFQIQSKLITSGLFPFWAARLLKFYSELGYMNYTFLIFNHIDSPDTFCVNYVLKACSLSSKPYQAVDFYFEMLKNGLLPNSYSFVSLFAACAKMTSVRSGKKCHGQALKNGVECILPVQNSLIHFYGCCGDVEFARKVFDEMSQRDSVSWNSIVNAYAQLGEVGIAHDIFRMMLEKTVVSWNILISGYLKVNNPGCSLMLFREMVNCGLRGNDATMVSVLTACCKSARLKEGRSVHGFIIRMAMNLNIKLLTSLINMYNRCQKVEVARIIFDRTTYRNLICWNAMILGHCIHGNPEDGLNLFKDMVESSGKGETIVPDDVTYIGVLCACARAGLLTEGMKFFSEMKDTYSLKPNFAHHWCMANLYAGVGHIQEAENIVRNMPKNDENTSSESLAWAHLLSLCRFQADTTLGERIAKSLIDADPQNFAHYQLLVNIYAVAGKWNDVTKVRGLVKEKKLGKTPSCNLMDLKEIVHDYRVGHLWQEGINDINMMIGESC, encoded by the coding sequence ATGGCAAGAATTTCAATGCTTATTCGAATCAGGTTAATCAACACCATTTTCACTACAAATCACCACTGCCCTTCATTTTCAATCACCTCCAATCCAACAAAAAACCAACAATTTTTCTCATCATCCTCATCTTCTTCTAGACCTTCCATTGTTGAAAAATTGAAACCCATTTTTATTTACCACCCAAGCATTGAGTTTCTCAAATCATGTCGGAACTTAAACCATCTGTTTCAAATTCAATCGAAGTTGATCACTTCTGGACTTTTTCCTTTCTGGGCTGCCAGGCTCTTGAAATTTTATTCAGAACTTGGTTATATGAATTACACTTTTTTGATCTTTAATCATATTGATTCTCCTGATACTTTTTGTGTCAATTACGTCCTTAAAGCTTGTTCACTCAGCTCAAAACCTTATCAAGCTGtggatttttattttgagaTGCTTAAAAATGGGTTGCTTCCTAATAGTTATTCTTTTGTTTCACTCTTTGCTGCTTGTGCTAAAATGACGAGTGTTCGATCCGGGAAGAAGTGCCACGGACAAGCTTTGAAGAATGGGGTTGAGTGTATTTTGCCAGTGCAGAACTCGTTGATTCATTTCTATGGCTGTTGTGGGGATGTTGAGTTTGCTAGGAAGGTGTTCGATGAAATGTCGCAGAGGGATTCAGTGTCTTGGAATTCGATTGTTAATGCGTATGCTCAACTCGGTGAAGTGGGTATTGCTCACGATATTTTTAGAATGATGCTTGAGAAAACTGTTGTCTCTTGGAATATTTTGATTTCTGGGTACTTGAAGGTTAATAATCCTGGGTGTTCATTGATGTTGTTTAGGGAAATGGTGAATTGTGGTTTGCGAGGGAATGATGCGACTATGGTAAGTGTGCTTACTGCTTGCTGCAAGTCGGCTAGGTTAAAAGAAGGGCGTTCTGTTCATGGGTTTATTATCAGGATGGCCATGAATTTGAATATAAAGCTTTTAACATCTTTGATAAATATGTATAATAGATGTCAGAAAGTGGAAGTCGCGCGGATAATTTTCGATAGGACAACTTATAGGAATTTGATTTGTTGGAATGCAATGATTTTGGGTCATTGCATTCATGGAAATCCAGAAGACGGACTTAATTTATTTAAGGATATGGTAGAATCATCTGGAAAGGGAGAAACTATCGTTCCAGATGATGTAACATACATAGGCGTTTTATGCGCTTGTGCTAGAGCAGGATTGTTGACAGAGGGTATGAAATTTTTCAGCGAAATGAAGGATACGTATAGTCTAAAGCCGAATTTTGCACATCATTGGTGCATGGCTAATCTTTATGCAGGTGTTGGGCATATTCAAGAGGCAGAGAACATAGTAAGAAACATGCCAAAGAATGATGAGAACACTTCATCAGAATCCTTGGCCTGGGCTCATTTGCTGAGCTTATGTCGTTTCCAGGCGGATACTACTTTAGGGGAAAGAATTGCAAAGTCGCTCATTGATGCAGATCCTCAGAATTTTGCACACTACCAGTTGTTGGTGAATATCTATGCTGTGGCAGGTAAATGGAATGATGTTACCAAGGTAAGGGGGTTGGTGAAAGAAAAAAAGCTCGGAAAAACACCGAGTTGTAATCTCATGGACCTGAAGGAAATTGTTCACGATTACAGAGTGGGACATCTTTGGCAAGAAGGGATAAATGATATCAACATGATGATAGGTGAAAGTTGCTGA
- the LOC126678466 gene encoding SKP1-like protein 1A: MSSGKKITLKSSDGEPFEVDEVVALESQTIKHMIEDDCAGSGIPLPNVNSKILAKVIEYCKKHVETPKSEGSNNTSADDDVKAWDADFVKVDQATLFDLILAANYLNIKGLLDLTCQTVADMIKGKTPEEIRKTFNIKNDFTPEEEEEVRRENQWAFE, translated from the exons ATGTCGTCTGGGAAGAAGATAACTCTGAAGAGCAGCGACGGAGAGCCGTTTGAGGTGGATGAAGTGGTGGCGTTGGAGTCGCAAACGATTAAGCATATGATTGAAGACGACTGCGCCGGCTCTGGTATTCCGTTACCTAACGTCAACAGCAAGATCTTGGCGAAGGTGATCGAGTACTGCAAGAAGCACGTTGAAACCCCTAAATCTGAGGGTAGTAATAATACTAGTGCTGATGATGATGTCAAGGCTTGGGATGCTGATTTTGTCAAAGTTGATCAGGCTACTCTCTTTGATCTTATTCtg GCTGCGAACTATCTGAACATAAAGGGACTACTGGACTTGACATGCCAGACTGTAGCAGACATGATCAAAGGAAAGACTCCTGAGGAGATCCGGAAAACATTCAACATCAAGAATGACTTCACCCCTGAGGAGGAGGAAGAGGTTCGTCGTGAGAACCAGTGGGCATTTGAATGA
- the LOC126677791 gene encoding senescence-specific cysteine protease SAG39-like, with translation MAFTTQHKCICFIFVFGALASAAIARNLQDASMHERHEQWMTRFGRVYPDPNEKEIRYEIFKENVQLIESFNKDASKPYKLGINKFADLTNEEFKTSRNRFKGHMCSSQAGPFKYENVTAIPTTMDWRKKGAVTPIKDQGQCGSCWAFSAVQAVEGITQLSTGKLISLSEQELVDCDVKGVDQGCEGGLMDDAFKFILQNKGLTTEANYPYDGSDGTCSTKKESNPAATITGFEDVPANNEAALMKAVALQPVSVAIDASGSDFQFYSSGIFTGECGTELDHGVGAVGYGESNGMKYWLVKNSWGTEWGEEGYIRMQKDIDAEEGLCGIAMQASYPTA, from the exons ATGGCATTCACAACACAGCACAAATGCATCTGCTTCATATTTGTTTTCGGAGCTTTGGCTTCCGCAGCCATAGCTCGTAATCTCCAAGATGCATCAATGCATGAGAGGCATGAACAATGGATGACTCGTTTTGGCCGTGTTTACCCAGATCCTAACGAGAAGGAAATTCGTTATGAGATTTTCAAGGAAAATGTACAGCTCATTGAATCCTTCAACAAAGATGCAAGCAAACCATACAAGCTGGGGATAAATAAATTTGCAGATCTTACTAATGAAGAATTTAAAACCTCAAGAAACAGATTTAAAGGTCATATGTGTTCTTCACAAGCTGGTCCTTTCAAATACGAAAATGTCACTGCAATTCCAACTACCATGGACTGGAGAAAGAAAGGAGCCGTTACACCCATCAAGGATCAAGGCCAGTGCG GATCTTGCTGGGCATTTTCGGCAGTGCAAGCAGTAGAAGGAATTACTCAGCTATCAACTGGTAAATTGATCTCTCTTTCCGAGCAAGAGCTTGTGGATTGCGATGTTAAGGGAGTGGATCAAGGTTGCGAAGGGGGTTTAATGGATGATGCctttaaattcattttacaaAATAAAGGCTTAACCACCGAAGCTAACTATCCCTACGACGGATCTGACGGAACATGCAGTACCAAAAAGGAATCCAACCCTGCAGCTACTATAACTGGTTTTGAAGATGTGCCAGCCAATAATGAGGCAGCACTGATGAAGGCCGTTGCACTGCAACCAGTTTCCGTTGCCATCGATGCTAGTGGTTCCGATTTTCAGTTTTACTCAAGTGGAATCTTTACAGGGGAATGTGGAACTGAACTAGACCATGGTGTTGGTGCTGTTGGGTATGGAGAAAGTAACGGAATGAAGTATTGGCTAGTGAAGAACTCTTGGGGGACAGAATGGGGCGAAGAAGGGTACATAAGGATGCAGAAAGATATTGATGCAGAGGAAGGACTCTGCGGGATAGCGATGCAGGCATCTTATCCCACTGCGTGA
- the LOC126677790 gene encoding protein MID1-COMPLEMENTING ACTIVITY 1, with product MSSWDHFGEIANVAQLTGLDAVKLIGMIVKAASTARMHKKNCRQFAQHLKLIGNLLEQLKISELKKYSETREPLEQLEEALRRSYILVNSCQDRSYLYLLAMGWNIVYQFRKAQNEIDRYLRLVPLITLVDNARVRERLEVIEMDQHEYTLDEEDRKVQDVIMKPEPLNDQTMVLKKTLSCSYPNLAFNEALKKENEKLQLELQRSQANLDVNQCGVIQHLIEVTEAVVANSLPQKSSPVKASKKLESNYSDVSEKSNSFDDSYPKKSDSRTTSRKTSSVSSGDDLLSRRGSYRHEEWHTDLLGCCSEPSLCMKTFFYPCGTFAKIATVATNRHMSSAEACNELMAYSLILSCCCYTCCIRRKLRKTLNITGGFVDDFLSHLMCCCCALVQELREVEIRGVYGPEKTKTSPPTSQFMES from the exons ATGTCGTCTTGGGATCATTTTGGTGAGATTGCAAATGTGGCCCAGCTCACAGGCCTTGATGCAGTCAAACTAATAGGAATGATTGTAAAAGCTGCAAGCACAGCAAGAATGCACAAGAAAAACTGCAGGCAATTTGCTCAGCATTTGAAATTGATTGGAAACTTGTTAGAGCAACTTAAAATCTCTGAGCTTAAGAAGTACTCCGAAACTAGAGAGCCTCTAGAACAGCTTGAGGAGGCTTTGAGAAGATCTTACATTTTGGTTAATAGTTGTCAGGATAGGAGTTACCTCTATTTGCTTGCAATGGGTTGGAATATTGTTTATCAGTTTCGAAAAGCGCAGAATGAGATCGACCGGTATTTGCGGCTAGTTCCTCTCATTACTCTTGTGGACAATGCTCGTGTCAGG GAGAGATTGGAAGTTATTGAGATGGATCAACATGAGTACACATTGGATGAAGAGGATAGAAAGGTGCAAGATGTGATCATGAAGCCTGAACCCTTGAATGATCAGACCATGGTGCTGAAAAAAACTCTCTCCTGTTCCTACCCAAACCTGGCTTTTAATGAGGCCCTTAAAAAGGAAAATGAGAAGCTTCAACTTGAACTGCAAAGGTCACAGGCTAATCTGGATGTGAACCAATGCGGAGTTATTCAACACTTGATTGAAGTCACAGAAGCTGTTGTTGCAAATTCTCTTCCTCAAAAGAGTTCACCGGTCAAAGCTTCCAAAAAACTGGAGTCCAATTATTCAGATGTTAGTGAGAAAAGTAACTCATTTGATGACAGCTATCCTAAGAAAAGTGATTCTCGCACAACTTCAAG AAAGACATCCTCAGTTTCATCAGGAGATGATTTGCTCTCACGAAGAGGTTCATATCGGCATGAAGAATGGCATACTGATCTGCTTGGCTGTTGCTCTGAACCTTCATTAT GCATGAAGACATTTTTCTATCCTTGTGGCACGTTCGCGAAGATTGCTACAGTGGCAACCAATAGGCACATGT CTTCAGCAGAAGCTTGTAATGAATTGATGGCGTACTCGTTGATACTGTCATGTTGTTGCTATACTTGCTGCATCAGAAGGAAGCTTCGCAAAACATTGAACATCACG GGAGGCTTTGTTGATGACTTTCTCTCTCATTTGATGTGCTGTTGCTGTGCCCTTGTCCAAGAATTGCGAGAAGTTGAGATTCGCGGGGTTTATG GTCCTGAGAAGACAAAAACAAGCCCACCAACCTCACAGTTCATGGAATCCTAA